The Cyclopterus lumpus isolate fCycLum1 chromosome 3, fCycLum1.pri, whole genome shotgun sequence genome includes the window AGCAGGGGCCCTGGCCGAGGTGTGATCAGAGCATCATCAGAAGAGAGTTATCAACATGGGGAACTGTGGTGAAATTTTGAGAAACATTTTTTGCCGGGAGAAGAACACTAATATTCGTATTAGTCTGCCGGCTGTCTGCTTCGTCTGGCAGATTGCTATGATTGTACTGTTTGGAGTTTTCATCCGGTACGATGAGGAATCAGATGTACGAAAATGGATAGAGTTCAAAGTTAGTCACAACATCACCAGCGATATTGAAAATGACTTCTACTTCAGATATCCCAGTAAGTACAACAATATACAGTGCTTGTAGAAGTGTATCTAGCAACAAAGAGTTCCATATCTACATGCAGGTGTTGTTTTGATGATCCTGTGTCAacattgtttgatttatttaccTACAAATCCAAAAAAGAATCTGTCAGCTGCAACAGTTTAAAACAAGATTGTAGCCATTCGACTCGAacttcactcttcttctgtctttgttttttacacGGCTGCATTGTCatcattatgtattatataaggAGGCTGTTTTtacaacaataattaaaatgtgaaaaacgCAAACTTGTGGAACTTTGTTTTAAAAGCTGAACATTTCATGagttcctctccttcccttatACATAACTCATTCTTCTGGGCACACTTCTGACCCTCGGGCAATCCAGTACCTGTATTTCCAGTATGTTGTGATCTTGTTATGTAGTTCTCCATCTGCAATGATCTTAAAACCAGACCGGCGGCCTCCCCGGGGAGCCCGCGCCTTGTTGCGCTCTTCACGGCTGCTCTGTTGGCACTCTCGCCTGAGTTGCGCTGTTAGCACATAGTTATGAGCCACCGTCACTTGCTGAGAGCCGCTGACAGGCAATCTTGTATCTTgcgcctttttaaaaaatgttaattatattatttcGTTAATTAGTTAATTTAGTTAATTCAAAGTAGAACATTAAAGTGCTAATTTCTTGCCATTACTCAAGTATGTCTATGTTCCTCTCCCCAGGCTTCCAGGACGTCCATGTCATGATCTTTGTTGGATTTGGTTTCCTCATGACCTTCTTGAAACGCTACAGCTTTGGTGGTGTGGGCTTCAACTTCCTGATCGCTTCCTTCGGTGTGCAGTGGGCTCTTCTCATGCAAGGCTGGTTCCACGCCCTCGACCCCGATACCGGAAAGATCTCTATTGGAGTAGAGAGGTAAGGAATGCAAAATGCAAAGCATTGTATGCATCATCAATCATTTAAACTGGACAGATGCTGGTATGTGCACAGGTGGGCTATGCAACTcacaaatgaaaatacatttttaaaacaagatgCATTATCTTTAAAGATATACAGAAATGTTTCACCTTGTCTCATGAACAAAGAGGTTCTTTTGTCATCAGCTGTcaacatgtcaaaatgtatttttcctcGTGGTGTCCCTGAGATGAAGCATTCTTGCCATGGCAAAGCCCTGTACAATCTGTTCAATGCAGATTTGGTTGTTAAAGTTTCCACTCATTCTGATCTTTTTCATCTAATTCTCCTTTTGTCCCCGCAGTCTGATCAACGCTGACTTCTGCGTTGCCAGCTCTCTGATTGCCTATGGTGCCCTCCTGGGAAAAGTAAGCCCTGTCCAGCTGATGGTTGTCACCTTGTTTGGCGTTACCCTGTTTGCTGTGGAAGAATACATCATCCTCAGCCTTCTTCATGTGAGTCTTACCAACACAACCTTCCCACAGGTAGCCTAACTATTGTCCAAGCAGTGAGAATATTCCCTCAAACattgcaatttcttttttgtgcTGCTCATTCTCACAGTGCAGAGATGCTGGTGGCTCAATGGTCATTCACGCTTTTGGAGGGTATTATGGTTTGGCCATCTCTTGGGTTCTCTACCGACCAAACCTAAACCAAAGCAAGCGCCTCAGTGGATCTACCTACCACTCTGATGTGTTTGCTATGATTGGTGAGGGATTTGCTTTTGACAGTTTAACACTCAGTGTTGTTTGGAATATctttaatgttttacatttatcaTTGTCAAACATGGTTCCTTGATTGTAAATGTGTTAATCTAGCTGTGGTTTTATTGACTTTCTCTTACCTCAGGTACACTGTTTCTGTGGATGTTCTGGCCCAGTTTCAACTCGGCCATCACAGACCACGGCTCTGGACAGCACAGAGCAGCCATCAACACTTATATCGCTCTCGCCTCCTCTGTGCTCACCACAGTGGCCATTTCCAGCATGTCTGACAAAAGAGGAAAACTGGACATGGTAATGATGCCATGTCACTGAAAAACCACACATCTGCAACATgacatttatgtatttctcaTGATTACTATGCTGTTTTACCCGACAGGTGCACATCCAGAATGCTACTCTGGCAGGTGGTGTTGCCATGGGAACAGCAGCAGAGTTCATGATCACTCCTTACGGTTCACTAATCGTGGGTTTCTGCTGTGGCATCATCTCCACCTTTGGCTACCTGTTTGTCACGGTGAGCCTGCAGTCTTTCACCTCCGAACCTTTATTCTGACAGAACTCTTGCATTCTGTGCTGAGGCTCAGatagaaaaaagaggaaatagtacttactacaaaataaaatggaaacagtCCAATGAACTGATGCAGGTATTACAACAGTTTGCAGATGCTAATGACTCATTAAGTCTTTGCAACAATTATTGTGAGGAGGCAAGACTATGACGGTAGATTTGTAtctttattacgcaaacaaaaaatgaaaatgtcttatttgtaagtaaaaatatataaactgagAATGACATAtgtgttagttttgcttattaAACTAGATGTTTTGGCTGCAAATCAAAAAGCTTTGCTCTCAAAAAAGAAAACCGTTGctctcaaaaagaaaacatttgctcccaaaaaactcataaaagtccGCTTTCTGCATGCATGTAACCTAAcaacataaaaataaagtgaagtgctgctacatttaaaataattgtgaCAACGGATCAATATAATGTCAATttacctccatgtcctcctcaccATAACCTCCCGTTAGTGAGTCAAGCCGAAACCACCAATAGAAACTCCTCGCTCATTCACCAACGTATGCCCCACCCACTACGTCCAAACTCAACTCGTagttttttgagtttttttgagAGCAAcgtttcataagcaaaactaactcagaatttattttcagtttatgtatttttacttaaaaatgcGAAATTTTCTCTCAAAACCGtttttgtttgcgtaataaagacacaaatctaccttCATACAAGACTGTTTTCTAATAGATGTTTTAATGAGACACTTCACATGACCTGAATAAATTTGGATTCTTGGAATTTGGGGTTTTAACAACCTGAGGATTTTGTATTCAATAATGACAATGAAATTACACTTAATTAAAGCagattatatttagttttagaggattttaaaatgcatttatttagtcCATGGTGTGAAGAAATACAATTTGTCATTAAtgtatgatttgtttttctcattCTAAGCCCATGATGGAGAAATACCTAAAGCTCCAGGATACTTGTGGCATCCACAATCTGCATGCTGTGCCAGGGATGCTCGGTGGCTTTATAGGCGCTATTGTTGCTGCAGCTGCCACTGAAGAGGTCTATGGCAGGGAGGGGTGAGTGACTGGCACACACATATAACTAGAAGTTCAGAAAACCTGATCTTTGTTGACTCAAACattgtgaatgtttgtgcaCTAACtgacatggaaacacacattaGACATCATGCGTTGGTTTCATCTTATTATGCAGAGTAGGCACTGGTTCGTAGGcttaaaaagtgtgtttttttctgtccagGTTGATCGAGACGTTTGACTTTGAAGGCGATTTTGCAAGCAGAACTGTATTAACCCAGGGCGGCTTCCAGGCTGCTGGCACATGTGTGTCTATTGCATTTGGAGTTGTTGGAGGAGTGGTTGTTGGTTAGTATATACAGTCTGTTGAGTAATACTGTATGACAACGGCATAATGAAAAATGATGTCAATGAAGATAAAAGGCCTGTGTCAATGTCCGTATTTCTGTGTGTAATAGTTAGGAATCATTCAGTTATTTACTAGGATTACGGAGCTAAATATTTAGGCATGTTGTCTTCAAAAAACATTTCTTGGATTCTAAAGTGCTAGTTTAGCTGCTCATGAATAGTCACATGCACATTTCCTAGGAATGTTACACTGACTACATTTTATTATCTTAAGTGCAAAATAGGTTTTAACTactggcattaaaaaaaaggcaaacatgaAGTGAGAAATCTTGTTTTagtgctttctttctctccttcaaaGGTCTCATTCTGAGGTTGCCTATCTGGGGGGACCCTTCTGATGACAACTGCTATGATGATGAAGCTTACTGGGAGGTAAGAGGGCTTTTCTACCACTAGATGGTGGTCTCGCCCTTTATTTTAAGTGAAAAGACTGGACTAGGAAATTACTTGTATCTGGCTCATGATCTGATCCCATGTGTCGGTTTCAGgttcctgaggaggaggagagcatcCCTCCTGTTTTGGAGTACAACAACCACATGACACGCAAGCACCCAGATATGTAAGGTCACTCGCACTTCGTCATTGTCATTTGGTCCTTGCTCTCTTGAAATCCCTTTAAAAACGTGAATTTCTTTGTTCGACAGATCCGAGTCAAACTTCTCTGTGGAGCAAAGTTAGAAACATCAAGCCGCTCATATCACTTTGAACATGCTACCGATGTGAAATGACAGGAGCCACAACAACAAATGTGCAGTTTTACAACGAAAGGAACACACCGGTCCTCCGCCCCTGTGACCGATCAGGGAATGATTGGAAGCTTAAGTACATGATGGCGGTAATCAAATGGCTCATGAATGGAAAAATGATTCTCAATTAAAACTGGTTTTATTTTCGATGAAATCTTTAGCTATATTTACTTTCTCTTTAATTTTGTATGAAACGTCATATGATTTGCAGCTGCTTGGTGACTATAATAGCAGGTTGTGAATCCAAGCAGCACGATGGGCAGTCAAAGACACTAAGTTAATGTTGTGAAAGATGATTATAATATACAGAATGACTGGGAAACATGTATACATCAGTTGTTGTACATCTGGATCTTTAATAACCAGAGAAAGCTCTATGCCTTTTAAATTGATGAATATTGTCATTCATAATGTTTCCCATTTTACTTCTCAATAATGAAGACTGTTGATATACGGTGTATAAATGATGTTTAGTGAATAATCAAAAGTATTTGTGGAGTcaaatttagatttttaaatTCTATATCGTAgttatttctttaaaattatGTATAGGTTTTTGTAAGCTGTGTACATAAAGTTTAATCTTGTGTATTATGGTCATAACTTGCTTGTTCTGAAGGTGGAAGTTTTTAGTAACTACTGTAACTATGATACCATTTTCAGCGATTTGTTTGCTGTATAATGTTGAATGTTAGGCTACCTCCAATACACTACATGTGATTGTATGTGACTGATCTGCTTTTTGTATACACATTCATAAATCACATGTAACTGAACTTAAACAATCACCATAtatcattgtttttgttgctcaGCACCATCTGTAGTCCAAAGCTGATGAGAGGATATTCTtttggttttgttctttttgggCCTGTTTCTGAAGTCTCAACCTTTCCTCAACAGATCCTCCCCTTTCCTGCCTGAATCATCTA containing:
- the rhcga gene encoding rh family, C glycoprotein a — its product is MGNCGEILRNIFCREKNTNIRISLPAVCFVWQIAMIVLFGVFIRYDEESDVRKWIEFKVSHNITSDIENDFYFRYPSFQDVHVMIFVGFGFLMTFLKRYSFGGVGFNFLIASFGVQWALLMQGWFHALDPDTGKISIGVESLINADFCVASSLIAYGALLGKVSPVQLMVVTLFGVTLFAVEEYIILSLLHCRDAGGSMVIHAFGGYYGLAISWVLYRPNLNQSKRLSGSTYHSDVFAMIGTLFLWMFWPSFNSAITDHGSGQHRAAINTYIALASSVLTTVAISSMSDKRGKLDMVHIQNATLAGGVAMGTAAEFMITPYGSLIVGFCCGIISTFGYLFVTPMMEKYLKLQDTCGIHNLHAVPGMLGGFIGAIVAAAATEEVYGREGLIETFDFEGDFASRTVLTQGGFQAAGTCVSIAFGVVGGVVVGLILRLPIWGDPSDDNCYDDEAYWEVPEEEESIPPVLEYNNHMTRKHPDISESNFSVEQS